The Anastrepha ludens isolate Willacy chromosome X, idAnaLude1.1, whole genome shotgun sequence genome includes a window with the following:
- the LOC128869538 gene encoding uncharacterized protein LOC128869538, producing the protein MKYSHGLLVSALSSRSQDYGTPTNAATASSGVLGVGVDSTSPSLGTPVNSEAAAMLQSSAHSGGEVVVPKTFPLSAQEPSCEQLRAMWIFSKRQSRAAEITNEIPTYRDPFVFNVWEPYYSTVRSMGGGMLKHWQLWS; encoded by the exons ATGAAATATAGCCATGGCCTACTGGTGTCAGCACTAAGTTCACGTTCGCAGGATTATGGTACGCCAACGAATGCAGCAACTGCTTCATCGGGGGTGCTTGGTGTTGGTGTAGATTCCACAAGTCCTAGCCTTGGCACACCAGTAAATAGTGAAGCCGCAGCTATGCTCCAGAGCTCAGCACACTCCGGAGGGGAAGTTGTTGTGCCAAAAACTTTCCCGCTTAGCGCACAAGAACCATCATGTGAACAACTACGTGCCATGTGGAT TTTTTCCAAGCGACAATCCAGAGCTGCAGAAATCACGAACGAGATACCGACATATCGCGATCcgtttgtttttaatgtttggGAGCCATATTACTCGACCGTACGCAGCATGGGTGGAGG aatgctAAAGCACTGGCAACTGTGGTCTTAG